One genomic segment of Candidatus Wallbacteria bacterium includes these proteins:
- the hflX gene encoding GTPase HflX, whose product MSKNAIIFRLRRSNEKIEETKASLLELTELLKTLHISVVETVIQHKERPSPAFLIGEGKVEEIAQIAAEHSVKLVVSDNNLTPTQKRNLGNKLELEVSDRTAVILEIFRKRARSHEGKLQVEIASMKYSLTMISGHGISMMQQTSGTGAVRSKGIGETQSELDKRKIRKRILVLSKQLEELIKQRGTQRKSRKKQGIPIVSLVGYTNAGKSTLFSLLSKSEAFIADSLFATLDPNVKKVTLPDGCSFLLVDTVGFIKNLPTFLVNAFRATLEEILEGQLLLNVIDFSDPRHDVQEDATLGILSQLGAMNIPRINVYNKLDLLDRSDQEKRLSQNSLNSGHVYISCQEKTGISSLISLIRSKIFQKAGCGE is encoded by the coding sequence ATGAGTAAAAACGCAATCATCTTCCGGCTCAGACGTTCAAACGAAAAAATTGAGGAAACCAAGGCATCCCTGCTTGAACTTACTGAACTTCTGAAGACGCTCCATATCTCGGTGGTTGAAACAGTGATCCAGCATAAGGAGCGACCGAGCCCAGCCTTTCTGATCGGAGAGGGCAAGGTGGAGGAAATTGCGCAGATCGCAGCTGAGCATTCAGTTAAACTGGTGGTTTCGGACAACAATCTTACTCCCACTCAAAAGCGCAACCTTGGAAACAAACTGGAGCTGGAAGTTTCGGACCGTACAGCCGTAATTCTGGAGATCTTCCGCAAAAGAGCCCGGAGCCACGAAGGCAAGCTGCAGGTGGAGATCGCCAGCATGAAATACAGCCTGACCATGATTTCAGGCCATGGCATATCCATGATGCAGCAGACCAGCGGCACCGGAGCAGTCAGGTCAAAAGGCATCGGTGAAACCCAGTCCGAACTTGATAAGAGGAAAATCCGCAAAAGAATCCTTGTGCTGAGTAAACAGCTTGAAGAACTGATCAAGCAGCGCGGGACGCAACGCAAAAGCCGCAAAAAGCAGGGAATTCCGATAGTCTCGCTGGTAGGCTATACCAATGCCGGTAAATCCACGCTTTTTTCCCTGTTGTCCAAAAGTGAAGCATTTATTGCCGACAGCCTTTTCGCCACGCTGGACCCCAATGTAAAAAAAGTCACCCTGCCCGACGGATGCTCCTTCCTGCTTGTCGATACCGTCGGTTTCATCAAGAATCTGCCTACTTTTCTTGTCAACGCCTTCCGCGCCACGCTTGAGGAAATCCTGGAAGGGCAGCTGCTGCTGAATGTAATCGATTTTTCCGATCCCCGCCATGATGTTCAGGAAGATGCCACTCTGGGAATTCTTTCGCAACTGGGAGCCATGAACATCCCAAGGATTAATGTTTACAACAAACTCGACCTGCTGGATCGGAGCGATCAGGAAAAACGCCTTTCCCAGAACAGCCTGAATTCCGGTCATGTCTATATTTCCTGCCAAGAAAAAACAGGAATCAGCTCCCTGATCAGCCTGATCAGGAGTAAGATCTTCCAGAAAGCCGGCTGCGGAGAATGA
- a CDS encoding SpoIIE family protein phosphatase: MFYLSPKTFQLSTLLSQTGIRNKPLGKHRKGDGIALISEEELPELSGKFEDIVIYSETGDLDFLHNLVPLEIITKAHGPREIVFRLKNAEEALKLREIVKNINNELFKKDQELSTIHAFEENIKTTFIVDELLKMLVDVITRVLKCQRASVVLLQEEGRDLLVKGTIGSDQKKVENFQIKYRGRVTREIIRRKSSLMLRDISKLNWPKEDEDQKSYYTTNSFLSVPILVKNEVAAIINVTDKQDLTPFNDDDRRLLEIIASQVSGTIERFKMSHELLEKERLSKELAIAREIQINLLPAQNPDLHDVEATFFYQPCYSVGGDYFDFLELDNHQRALLIGDVSGKGVPASLLMVMIRSIICYAAQLHVLGSPEKVFQDLNDYLLKHSARNMFVTLFMGILDSDNGKFYFSNAGHNYPLLLKKGQFQELKTGDMILGLFDEASYHSQEIQIDYEDLLILYTDGISEARQSDGGMFGEAGIKQFFQENYQKEKPLNQTIDDFKQYFRISCGTADQADDATLILMRRKPPISNE, translated from the coding sequence ATGTTTTATCTATCCCCGAAAACTTTTCAGCTTTCAACTCTCCTTTCACAGACGGGAATCCGCAACAAACCACTCGGCAAGCACCGCAAAGGTGACGGTATCGCCCTGATCAGCGAAGAGGAACTTCCGGAACTTTCCGGCAAATTTGAAGACATTGTCATCTATTCGGAAACCGGTGACCTGGATTTTCTCCACAACCTGGTCCCGCTCGAAATCATCACCAAGGCACACGGTCCCAGGGAAATCGTCTTCCGCCTGAAAAACGCCGAGGAAGCCCTGAAACTCAGGGAGATCGTCAAGAACATCAACAACGAACTGTTCAAGAAGGACCAGGAGCTCTCCACGATCCATGCCTTTGAAGAAAACATCAAGACTACCTTCATCGTGGACGAACTGTTGAAAATGCTGGTGGACGTGATTACAAGAGTATTGAAATGCCAGAGGGCTTCGGTAGTACTCCTCCAGGAGGAAGGGCGCGATCTGCTGGTCAAGGGTACGATTGGTTCAGACCAGAAAAAGGTGGAAAATTTCCAGATCAAATACCGGGGCCGCGTCACCAGAGAAATTATCAGGCGCAAGAGTTCCCTGATGCTGCGTGATATCAGCAAACTCAACTGGCCCAAAGAAGATGAGGATCAGAAGTCCTATTACACTACCAATTCCTTCCTGTCTGTACCGATCCTGGTCAAGAACGAAGTGGCAGCCATCATCAATGTGACTGACAAGCAGGATTTAACCCCTTTCAATGACGACGACAGACGACTTCTGGAAATCATCGCATCCCAGGTTTCAGGCACGATTGAACGCTTCAAGATGTCGCATGAACTGCTGGAAAAAGAACGGCTTTCCAAAGAGCTGGCGATCGCCAGGGAAATCCAGATCAACTTGCTGCCCGCGCAGAATCCTGATCTCCATGATGTGGAGGCGACTTTCTTCTATCAGCCCTGCTATTCGGTTGGTGGGGATTATTTCGATTTTCTTGAGCTGGACAATCACCAGCGCGCGCTGCTGATCGGGGATGTCTCGGGTAAAGGCGTACCTGCCTCCCTGCTGATGGTAATGATCAGAAGCATTATCTGCTATGCCGCACAGCTTCATGTACTCGGCTCCCCGGAAAAAGTCTTCCAGGACCTCAACGATTACCTGCTCAAGCACTCAGCCAGGAATATGTTCGTAACCCTCTTCATGGGCATACTGGACAGCGATAACGGAAAATTTTATTTTTCCAATGCAGGGCACAATTATCCGCTGCTGTTGAAGAAAGGCCAGTTCCAGGAACTGAAGACAGGGGACATGATCCTGGGTCTGTTCGATGAAGCAAGTTATCATAGCCAGGAAATCCAGATCGACTATGAGGACCTGCTCATTTTATACACTGACGGCATCTCTGAAGCCCGCCAAAGCGATGGCGGCATGTTCGGCGAAGCCGGCATCAAGCAGTTTTTCCAGGAAAACTACCAGAAGGAAAAACCTCTCAACCAGACCATCGATGATTTCAAACAGTATTTCAGGATTTCCTGCGGCACTGCCGATCAGGCAGATGATGCCACCCTGATTTTAATGCGGAGAAAACCGCCGATATCGAATGAGTAA
- the trpS gene encoding tryptophan--tRNA ligase: MKGRILSGMRPTGKLHIGHYFGALENWLKQMPEYDCFFEIADLHALTENAEKKDVCCHSVDLALDYLACGIDPQKSVIFLQSAVPAHSELHLLLSMVTPVSWLERCPTYKDQIAQLDLGPNVTYGLLGYPVLMTTDIILYKADTVPIGKDQLPHLELTREIVRRFNFLFNREVFVEPKEKLTEIPLLLGLDGRKMSKSYNNSILLSEEEDQLWEKVRNMVTDPARIKKTDLGHPEVCSVFSYQKIFNCAAVSGIEADCRAAKIGCVQCKKNLNQMISSFITPIRDRRKKLMENPALLREIIEAGNKKARIVAEATLAEVRDAMKIGFKV, encoded by the coding sequence ATGAAAGGTAGAATCCTCTCGGGCATGAGACCGACCGGCAAGCTCCACATAGGCCATTATTTCGGTGCGCTTGAAAACTGGCTTAAACAGATGCCTGAATATGACTGCTTCTTTGAAATCGCCGACCTGCACGCGCTCACAGAAAACGCTGAAAAAAAGGATGTATGCTGCCATTCAGTAGACCTCGCGCTCGATTATCTGGCCTGCGGCATCGACCCTCAGAAATCAGTGATCTTTCTACAGTCTGCAGTTCCTGCCCATTCGGAACTGCATCTGCTGCTTTCCATGGTAACACCGGTTTCCTGGCTGGAGCGCTGCCCCACTTACAAGGACCAGATCGCCCAGCTCGATCTCGGCCCGAATGTCACTTATGGACTGCTGGGATATCCTGTACTCATGACTACTGACATCATCCTCTACAAAGCGGACACTGTCCCGATCGGCAAGGACCAGCTTCCCCACCTGGAGCTGACCCGCGAGATTGTCAGACGCTTCAACTTCCTATTCAACCGCGAGGTTTTCGTTGAGCCCAAGGAAAAACTCACCGAAATTCCGCTGCTGCTAGGCCTTGACGGCCGCAAGATGAGCAAGAGTTACAACAACTCCATTTTGCTCTCCGAAGAAGAGGACCAGCTCTGGGAAAAAGTGAGAAACATGGTGACTGACCCGGCCAGGATCAAAAAAACGGACCTCGGGCATCCTGAAGTCTGCTCAGTTTTTTCCTATCAGAAAATTTTCAACTGTGCTGCGGTTTCCGGCATCGAAGCCGATTGCCGCGCTGCTAAAATCGGCTGCGTGCAATGCAAGAAAAACCTCAATCAAATGATCAGCTCTTTCATCACCCCGATCAGGGACAGGCGCAAAAAACTGATGGAAAATCCCGCTCTTCTCCGAGAAATAATCGAAGCTGGCAACAAAAAAGCCCGGATTGTTGCTGAAGCCACTCTGGCTGAAGTCAGGGACGCCATGAAAATAGGATTTAAGGTCTGA
- a CDS encoding clostripain-related cysteine peptidase, with translation MRILSIYFFLFWAGIVFSSEKEWTFMVFLNGDNNLESFAIQDFNEMEKTGSGENLNLVVQFDRCEWYDDSNGNWTDTRRYYVEKDSDESLISSPELENLGEVDMGSSEELVKFVEWAKTEYPARHYCLVLWDHGDGWRNEAEKRYSCLHKGISIDITSSSRIDTPALGEAVKKISDVLGQKLDLVVFDACLMQMMEIAAELERSAAIMIGSEHTEPGEGIPYDRILPAFLEGKSARECSVSIVREYINFYKEQAQESYSGNWWLEATYSAIDLGKYKGLREATDRLAQVLSDNLPEVKAEILKVQQKVQRYDMNDYIDLYHFAYLLNGIGNQKIRDACSGVIDYFKDSGIVIANGYNETRVKNSYGIAVWFPLYTRYIPNFPVSLQIPFSDEFAASYARLKLAQDGRWDEMLAAYHKKAE, from the coding sequence GTGAGAATTTTGAGCATATATTTTTTCCTGTTTTGGGCGGGGATTGTTTTTTCGAGCGAAAAAGAGTGGACATTCATGGTTTTCCTGAATGGGGATAATAATCTGGAATCATTTGCGATCCAGGATTTCAATGAAATGGAAAAAACAGGGTCAGGAGAAAATCTGAATCTTGTAGTTCAGTTTGACCGCTGTGAATGGTACGACGATTCAAACGGAAACTGGACAGACACCCGAAGGTATTATGTGGAAAAGGACAGCGATGAGAGTCTGATTTCATCTCCGGAACTGGAAAACCTGGGAGAAGTGGACATGGGGTCTTCTGAAGAACTGGTGAAATTTGTGGAATGGGCGAAAACAGAATATCCAGCCCGCCATTACTGTCTGGTGCTGTGGGATCATGGGGACGGCTGGAGAAATGAAGCTGAAAAAAGATATTCCTGTCTGCACAAGGGAATCTCAATTGACATCACCAGTTCATCCCGGATCGACACTCCGGCTCTGGGAGAGGCAGTGAAAAAGATCAGCGATGTTTTGGGGCAAAAGCTTGATCTGGTGGTTTTTGATGCCTGCCTGATGCAGATGATGGAAATTGCAGCCGAATTAGAGCGATCTGCGGCCATCATGATCGGTTCAGAGCACACTGAACCCGGGGAAGGAATACCGTATGACCGGATTCTTCCCGCCTTTCTGGAAGGCAAGTCAGCCCGTGAATGTTCAGTTTCGATAGTCAGGGAATACATCAATTTTTACAAAGAGCAGGCGCAGGAAAGTTATTCCGGCAACTGGTGGCTGGAAGCCACATATTCGGCGATTGATCTCGGTAAATACAAAGGTCTGCGGGAAGCAACAGATAGACTGGCTCAAGTGCTCTCGGATAATCTGCCTGAAGTGAAAGCTGAGATTCTGAAAGTGCAGCAGAAGGTGCAGAGATACGACATGAACGATTACATTGATTTATATCATTTCGCTTATCTGCTAAACGGCATCGGGAATCAGAAAATCAGGGACGCCTGTTCCGGGGTAATCGATTATTTCAAGGATTCCGGAATCGTGATTGCCAACGGGTACAATGAAACCCGGGTGAAAAATTCATATGGCATTGCCGTGTGGTTCCCTCTTTATACCAGGTATATCCCGAATTTTCCTGTTTCACTTCAGATCCCGTTCTCGGATGAATTTGCAGCCAGTTACGCAAGATTGAAGCTGGCGCAGGACGGCAGATGGGATGAAATGCTTGCCGCATATCATAAAAAAGCGGAATAA
- a CDS encoding diguanylate cyclase, producing MQKSLGLKITALFLGLIVLPLLVTYFITDQEIKKITRAENRNKLMLAYRMVNNFLESRKSQMQVKVRNTAEKLSYCDTFENSLKSLQKDNEFTGVVLFDGSSEISLGEKITLPEGLSSALLRMSELEQWKSLLLCCSDSLLLVGVSPVTRSGKPNATLVCINRLASDFLDPFFEITKIQILIYNQSGKALATTLFSYSGTRYLDEKLASEVKSEVDAQGFVVKSRKILNERYLAGFDKMQITDGRLYIMAGLPGIAISTTDTLLLNHLLLITAVAITLAIIVAFLLSRNIVVPLRIFSHTARTIADGNFDCRIKMRRKDEIGVLVSSFNEMAGKLKDSYDNLNRKIYEITTLYKIAQLVNFENNSETLLKKILAETCIALKSEKASIYLLNPQTDELGMRMVFGVPEGMIKQRVFLHLGEGIAGKVLKEGEGIIINEGEHHPLFKKPENTDVKFEIRNLMCVPLKMKDSAFGVLNVTNTKEASVYTESDFNLLTAIASQVAINIENTKLYELSVTDGLTRLHVHRYMQVRLEEEMVRARRYKHQLSFLLMDIDFFKKFNDTYGHQTGDLVLKAVAEAVNITVRQNVDITARYGGEEFAVIAPECNSTDAVNLAERIRKRIEETPLKTSRYGELKITLSIGVATYPVNSLSKSDLIAAADEALYKAKHEGRNRVCLSTATIDG from the coding sequence ATGCAGAAGTCACTGGGCCTTAAAATCACGGCGCTCTTCCTGGGTCTGATCGTGCTGCCCCTGCTGGTGACATATTTCATTACTGATCAGGAAATCAAGAAGATCACGCGAGCGGAAAACAGGAATAAGCTGATGCTCGCATATCGCATGGTCAACAACTTCCTGGAATCCAGAAAATCCCAGATGCAGGTCAAGGTCAGAAATACGGCTGAAAAACTCAGCTACTGCGATACATTTGAGAACAGTCTCAAGAGCCTGCAAAAGGATAATGAATTTACGGGTGTAGTTCTTTTCGACGGCAGCAGTGAAATTTCTCTGGGAGAGAAAATCACACTGCCTGAGGGCCTCTCAAGCGCTCTGCTCAGGATGTCGGAGCTGGAGCAATGGAAAAGCCTGCTTCTCTGCTGCAGCGACTCCCTTCTCCTGGTCGGCGTCTCTCCGGTCACCAGAAGCGGCAAACCCAACGCCACACTTGTCTGTATTAACAGACTGGCTTCCGACTTTCTGGATCCATTTTTCGAAATCACCAAGATCCAGATCCTGATTTACAACCAGTCAGGAAAAGCGCTGGCTACTACTCTCTTCAGTTATTCCGGAACCAGGTATCTGGACGAGAAACTCGCTTCTGAGGTGAAATCAGAAGTGGATGCTCAAGGATTCGTAGTGAAATCCCGGAAAATCCTCAACGAGCGTTATCTGGCCGGTTTTGACAAGATGCAGATCACTGACGGCAGATTATACATTATGGCAGGATTGCCTGGCATCGCAATCAGCACCACAGACACCCTGCTTTTGAATCATCTTCTGCTGATTACCGCAGTAGCCATTACCCTTGCCATCATCGTGGCTTTCCTCCTCTCCAGAAACATAGTGGTGCCTCTGCGCATCTTCTCCCACACTGCCAGGACCATTGCTGACGGGAACTTTGACTGCCGCATCAAAATGCGCAGAAAAGACGAGATTGGAGTGCTGGTCTCGTCCTTCAATGAAATGGCGGGTAAACTAAAGGACAGCTACGATAACCTCAATCGTAAAATCTATGAAATCACAACTCTCTACAAGATCGCGCAGCTCGTGAATTTTGAAAACAACAGTGAGACTCTTCTGAAAAAAATACTGGCTGAAACATGTATTGCGCTCAAGTCCGAGAAAGCCTCCATCTATCTTTTAAATCCCCAGACCGATGAACTGGGGATGCGGATGGTGTTCGGAGTGCCTGAGGGGATGATCAAGCAGAGGGTTTTTCTGCACCTTGGTGAAGGAATCGCAGGCAAAGTCCTGAAGGAAGGTGAAGGGATCATCATCAACGAAGGCGAACATCACCCGCTGTTCAAAAAGCCGGAGAACACAGATGTCAAGTTCGAGATCCGGAATCTGATGTGCGTGCCCCTGAAAATGAAAGACAGCGCTTTCGGAGTGCTGAACGTCACCAACACCAAAGAAGCGAGCGTATACACAGAAAGCGATTTCAATCTGCTGACAGCGATCGCCTCGCAGGTTGCGATCAATATCGAGAACACCAAGTTGTACGAATTGTCAGTGACCGATGGGCTGACCCGGCTTCACGTTCATCGTTACATGCAGGTGAGGCTGGAAGAAGAGATGGTGCGGGCCAGGAGATACAAGCATCAGCTTTCCTTCCTGCTGATGGACATCGATTTTTTCAAGAAATTCAACGATACTTACGGCCATCAGACAGGCGACCTGGTACTGAAGGCTGTAGCTGAAGCGGTTAACATCACTGTCCGGCAGAATGTGGATATCACGGCCCGCTATGGAGGCGAGGAATTCGCTGTGATCGCCCCGGAATGCAACAGCACGGACGCAGTGAATCTCGCAGAACGCATCCGCAAGCGGATCGAGGAGACACCTCTCAAAACCAGCAGATACGGCGAACTGAAGATTACGCTCAGTATCGGAGTAGCCACTTATCCGGTCAACTCGCTGAGCAAGTCCGATCTGATCGCTGCAGCGGACGAAGCTTTGTACAAAGCCAAGCACGAAGGCAGGAACAGGGTCTGTCTGAGCACCGCCACTATCGACGGCTGA
- a CDS encoding glycosyltransferase has product MHSLNYLGLLRSVVSWARIGREICASLNHLCDLSIVEQKGHLYQPNIKLSPELEAALKKERNLEAELAFIMPLFYDRLEARFKIGGMVYETSELPKQWVERINRHLNLLWVPNQFNRKLAERSGVKIPLLIAPYGVNRKNFYPQTARPVRDKFIFVTVAMPQKRKGLLELINCFYQAFSGRDDVELRIKLPYRTGKFHFEYREGELEAKVRDHRVKIIEERFLTDDGLREFLWQADCYVQPSRSEGLGMVLLEATACGLPVIACPYGGPAEFLGPENSFLIDYELREAGEIQYENSSATAIIAEPKWEELTQALWSASQNRELCCQKMRNAQEMLPHFDWDLTAGKLIAAINGADR; this is encoded by the coding sequence TTGCATAGCCTTAACTATCTCGGCCTGCTGCGTTCAGTCGTCTCCTGGGCCAGGATCGGCAGGGAAATCTGTGCGTCCCTGAATCATCTCTGCGACCTTTCCATCGTGGAGCAGAAGGGACATCTGTACCAGCCTAACATCAAGCTGTCCCCGGAACTCGAAGCAGCGCTGAAAAAAGAACGGAATCTCGAAGCTGAACTTGCTTTCATCATGCCCCTTTTCTACGACAGGTTGGAAGCCAGGTTCAAGATCGGCGGCATGGTCTACGAGACGAGCGAGCTTCCAAAGCAATGGGTTGAGCGCATCAACAGGCATCTGAACCTGCTCTGGGTGCCCAATCAGTTCAACCGGAAACTCGCCGAGCGCTCAGGAGTTAAAATCCCGCTGCTGATAGCTCCATACGGGGTAAACAGGAAAAACTTCTACCCTCAGACTGCCCGGCCTGTGCGGGATAAATTTATTTTCGTGACTGTAGCCATGCCCCAGAAGCGGAAAGGGCTGCTGGAACTGATCAATTGTTTTTATCAGGCTTTTTCCGGCAGGGACGATGTGGAACTCAGAATCAAATTGCCTTACAGAACCGGCAAGTTCCATTTTGAGTACAGGGAAGGGGAGCTGGAGGCTAAAGTAAGGGACCACAGGGTCAAGATTATTGAAGAGCGGTTTCTGACTGACGACGGCTTGCGCGAATTTCTCTGGCAGGCTGATTGCTACGTGCAGCCCAGCCGCTCTGAAGGCTTGGGCATGGTGCTCCTGGAAGCCACAGCCTGCGGCCTGCCTGTAATCGCCTGCCCGTATGGCGGACCTGCAGAATTTCTGGGTCCTGAGAACTCATTCCTGATCGATTATGAACTGCGTGAAGCCGGAGAGATTCAATATGAGAACAGCTCGGCTACTGCAATCATTGCTGAACCGAAATGGGAAGAATTGACTCAGGCTTTGTGGAGCGCATCGCAGAACAGGGAACTCTGCTGCCAGAAAATGAGGAACGCGCAAGAAATGCTGCCGCATTTCGACTGGGACCTGACCGCAGGGAAACTGATAGCTGCAATCAATGGAGCTGATCGCTGA
- a CDS encoding clostripain-related cysteine peptidase, giving the protein MLKLRSIIIFMIILRLAGQLSAEGRAWTVFVYMNGDCNLEGATFRGLNQLEKVGSNDWMDMVALVDRIPGENTSNGDWTGGKVFHVIKDTDTTQVGDDGTVISPVLEDIAEPDMGDPATLTGFVKKYAAMFPAEKYCLIIWGHGHGWKPYVYPPKSRDVCSDDTDRDTLTLAELKSAFSEITDSLGKKIDVLDFDACLMGMLEVAYQFKDSVDYLAYSEEIEPDDGDPLCSIFSSLTPEAGGRDLALLFAEKYCSFYPAKWYDVTKSAIDESRIRAVESSIADLALELTGNMGKFKTALAGARHDSLWFSESDYIDLGFFLQLLEKRCNSDDVLVEKIQAARFDYGKAVIYGGHVGDENEDATGMSIYFPETGNRYLKSYEDLPFSKTSGWDRLLQEYYK; this is encoded by the coding sequence ATGCTTAAACTGAGAAGTATCATCATTTTCATGATCATTTTACGGTTGGCCGGACAGCTGTCTGCAGAGGGCAGGGCCTGGACAGTGTTCGTCTATATGAACGGAGACTGCAACCTGGAAGGAGCAACATTCCGCGGCCTGAACCAGCTGGAGAAAGTCGGATCAAACGACTGGATGGACATGGTGGCTCTCGTGGACCGCATTCCAGGGGAAAACACAAGCAACGGCGACTGGACAGGCGGCAAAGTCTTTCATGTGATTAAAGATACTGACACCACACAGGTCGGGGACGATGGCACAGTGATTTCACCCGTACTGGAAGATATTGCAGAACCGGACATGGGAGATCCGGCTACGCTCACCGGCTTCGTAAAAAAATATGCAGCCATGTTCCCGGCAGAGAAATACTGCCTGATCATCTGGGGCCACGGCCACGGCTGGAAGCCATATGTTTATCCGCCGAAATCGCGCGATGTCTGCAGCGACGACACTGACCGCGATACTTTGACTCTTGCAGAACTGAAATCTGCATTTTCAGAGATTACTGACAGCCTAGGTAAAAAAATCGATGTGCTGGATTTCGACGCCTGCCTGATGGGAATGCTGGAAGTGGCTTATCAGTTCAAGGACAGCGTAGATTATCTGGCATATTCCGAGGAGATCGAACCGGACGACGGCGACCCGCTCTGCTCAATTTTTTCCTCACTCACTCCGGAAGCCGGAGGTCGCGACCTGGCATTGTTGTTCGCAGAAAAATATTGCTCCTTCTATCCAGCCAAATGGTACGATGTTACCAAATCCGCGATCGACGAAAGCCGGATCAGGGCCGTGGAATCGTCCATTGCGGATCTGGCCCTGGAACTTACTGGAAACATGGGGAAATTTAAAACTGCCCTTGCAGGAGCCAGGCATGATTCACTCTGGTTCTCTGAATCTGATTATATAGATCTTGGTTTTTTCCTGCAGCTGCTTGAGAAAAGATGCAATTCAGACGATGTGCTTGTGGAAAAGATCCAGGCCGCGCGTTTTGATTACGGCAAAGCTGTAATCTACGGTGGCCACGTTGGCGATGAAAACGAGGATGCTACCGGGATGTCGATCTACTTCCCGGAAACCGGAAACAGATACTTGAAATCTTATGAGGATCTTCCCTTTTCGAAAACTTCAGGCTGGGACAGGCTGCTGCAAGAGTATTATAAATAA
- a CDS encoding GGDEF domain-containing protein produces MSTSINRLIQILFLIGALSLFLNAETFTRILNPERFSPSMSDFFLKLPYLLLLAGALIGWNFNKSQVTFINLALAAGYFIAVEAVGKSDLFRNRLLFEPFFACLTVLLCLNILVFFLGRERGILTRAGIVKLLLLVSGFGGFLCLFLGSQETILNFLKEYPVFSQKAIWLNTNLIATAVTIFTALTLIVLQIRTQNPTGRFLSFTVVLLFLALNFDKPWAGGKICLYRTALIFSINALTMLFCLYFLTWGRVFSDQLTGLLNRRALDEALQKLSGEYSVCMLDIDFFKSFNDTFGHQAGDEVLKFVAESVKNCGFGTGYRYGGEEFVIVTPGQGITDVVNEAEALRRKIESGSLMLTQVKNPKYYGKRVSLTVSIGISQSTDFSSEPDEVLQSADAALYRAKKKGRNRVEMEKRKVRR; encoded by the coding sequence GTGTCCACGAGCATTAACAGATTGATCCAGATACTGTTCCTGATCGGAGCTCTGAGCCTGTTTCTGAATGCGGAAACCTTCACCAGAATCCTGAATCCAGAGCGCTTCTCCCCTTCCATGTCGGATTTTTTTTTAAAACTTCCTTATCTGCTTCTCCTGGCCGGAGCCCTGATAGGGTGGAATTTCAACAAAAGTCAGGTGACTTTCATCAATCTCGCGCTTGCCGCCGGTTATTTCATAGCCGTGGAAGCGGTCGGGAAAAGTGATCTTTTTAGAAACAGACTGCTGTTCGAACCCTTTTTTGCCTGCCTGACTGTTCTGCTCTGCCTGAATATTCTGGTCTTTTTTCTGGGAAGAGAACGAGGCATACTCACCCGTGCCGGGATCGTCAAACTGCTGCTTCTGGTCTCAGGTTTCGGAGGATTCCTCTGTCTGTTCCTGGGCTCGCAGGAAACAATTCTTAACTTTCTAAAAGAATATCCGGTTTTTTCTCAGAAAGCCATCTGGCTCAATACTAACCTGATCGCTACTGCGGTGACGATTTTCACGGCCCTTACACTGATCGTGCTCCAGATCAGAACCCAGAATCCTACCGGACGTTTCCTGTCATTTACGGTAGTCCTGCTTTTTCTAGCCCTGAACTTCGACAAACCCTGGGCAGGCGGTAAAATCTGCCTGTACCGCACTGCACTGATTTTTTCCATCAATGCCCTGACCATGCTTTTCTGCCTGTATTTCCTGACCTGGGGCAGGGTCTTTTCAGATCAGCTCACTGGGCTTTTGAATCGCCGCGCCCTGGATGAGGCGCTCCAGAAATTATCAGGTGAATACTCGGTCTGCATGCTGGACATCGACTTTTTCAAAAGTTTCAACGATACATTCGGGCATCAGGCAGGCGATGAAGTCCTGAAATTCGTGGCAGAATCAGTGAAAAACTGCGGATTCGGAACCGGATATCGCTATGGGGGCGAGGAATTCGTGATAGTCACTCCCGGGCAGGGGATCACGGATGTGGTAAACGAGGCAGAAGCTCTGCGCAGGAAGATTGAATCCGGCAGCCTGATGCTGACCCAGGTTAAAAATCCGAAGTATTATGGAAAACGCGTTTCCCTGACTGTCAGCATCGGCATCTCGCAAAGTACCGATTTTTCAAGCGAACCGGATGAAGTGCTGCAGTCAGCGGACGCTGCATTATACAGAGCCAAGAAAAAGGGTCGCAATCGAGTGGAAATGGAAAAAAGAAAAGTGCGGAGGTAA